From Woronichinia naegeliana WA131, the proteins below share one genomic window:
- a CDS encoding ISL3 family transposase, with protein sequence MLFFLENLVDLPKVNIRNVIQEGKQAFLILSCQEEEVKCNYCGSLTDELHQTNSVLVRDLSISGQMVYLKVPRRKFYCKDCQRFFTENLEFMEARRKYTVRYEEYIYGRVNVSSVEQVGREESLSWDQVNGIYQRQCEAKKKDWQGVKHLGMDEIAKRKGHQNFVTVLGDIEKGELIEVIDSHQQDKIIEVLMEKELEVREGVEQVSVDMWGGFPKVIEKVFPNAVIVTDRFHVMKALNEELNKIRKQTKLNVKIKGEKWLLLKNKEDLKEEELEKLELVLKQSARLRKAYEYKESFREIYEKVNDKEEGRLKFTEWLENAKSIYTDVISTIRRNLDSICNYFLSRTTNGAMEGINNRLKLIKRQAYGFMNFDNMRNRFLACFS encoded by the coding sequence ATGTTATTTTTTCTAGAAAATCTGGTAGATTTGCCAAAGGTAAACATAAGAAATGTGATTCAAGAGGGAAAACAAGCGTTTTTAATACTGAGTTGTCAAGAGGAAGAAGTCAAATGTAATTATTGTGGTAGCTTAACGGATGAATTACATCAGACGAACAGTGTATTAGTAAGGGACTTGTCTATCTCTGGTCAAATGGTATATCTGAAAGTCCCTCGTCGTAAATTTTACTGTAAAGATTGTCAAAGGTTTTTTACAGAAAATCTAGAATTTATGGAAGCCCGTAGGAAATACACAGTGAGGTATGAAGAATATATTTATGGACGAGTAAATGTGAGCAGTGTGGAACAAGTAGGTAGAGAGGAATCTCTATCATGGGATCAAGTGAATGGAATTTACCAACGTCAATGTGAAGCTAAAAAAAAAGATTGGCAAGGAGTAAAACACCTCGGGATGGATGAAATAGCGAAACGAAAAGGTCATCAGAATTTTGTAACAGTGTTAGGAGATATAGAGAAAGGAGAATTAATAGAAGTGATAGATAGTCATCAACAAGATAAAATCATCGAAGTGCTGATGGAGAAAGAATTAGAGGTGAGGGAAGGAGTAGAACAAGTGAGTGTAGATATGTGGGGAGGATTTCCTAAAGTAATAGAAAAAGTATTTCCGAATGCAGTAATTGTAACAGATAGATTTCATGTAATGAAGGCGTTGAATGAAGAATTGAATAAAATCCGTAAACAGACAAAATTGAATGTAAAAATCAAGGGAGAAAAGTGGCTATTATTAAAAAATAAAGAAGACCTAAAAGAGGAAGAGTTAGAAAAACTAGAATTGGTGTTAAAGCAATCTGCTCGTTTGCGTAAAGCGTATGAATATAAAGAGTCATTTAGAGAGATATATGAAAAAGTAAATGATAAGGAAGAAGGAAGATTAAAATTTACAGAATGGTTAGAGAATGCAAAGAGCATTTATACAGATGTAATTAGCACAATTCGTAGGAATTTGGACTCTATTTGTAACTACTTTTTGAGTCGAACGACGAATGGGGCAATGGAAGGCATCAATAATCGTCTTAAACTAATCAAGCGTCAAGCTTATGGATTTATGAACTTTGATAATATGCGAAATCGTTTTTTAGCTTGCTTTTCATGA
- a CDS encoding type II toxin-antitoxin system RelE/ParE family toxin, with the protein MTTYAIEVTDLAIEELSNIRAFERRPILETIRQQLTYEPTVITRNRKLLESLIPSFESVPPIWELRVGEYRIFYDVDEGEKIVYVRAIRRKTPEQTTEDIV; encoded by the coding sequence ATGACTACTTATGCCATTGAAGTAACTGATTTAGCCATTGAAGAATTGAGCAATATTCGTGCATTTGAGCGTCGTCCAATTCTGGAGACAATTCGTCAACAACTCACCTACGAACCTACCGTTATTACACGAAATCGCAAACTTCTTGAATCTTTAATACCTAGTTTTGAATCAGTTCCCCCCATTTGGGAATTACGAGTGGGAGAATACAGAATATTCTATGATGTAGATGAAGGTGAAAAAATTGTTTACGTTCGAGCTATTCGCCGGAAAACACCTGAACAAACCACAGAGGATATAGTGTAA
- a CDS encoding ISKra4 family transposase (programmed frameshift), whose product MLSENEKRIQELCQELGECLYQQSQVKTFNNLGEIEETVRDLMIQYVNPEIGNFFVKTSTEETTGRIRTVKSILGELPITEKQAKKLELKPRTQMSPMLEKNCLLLSGDESYEKAAKKIQSLTGIAVSHSTQQRLVHRYHFEELPSNTEVEEISIDGGKVRLRTPKGEPLIWRDYKGVSFHQLGVAAFFQDNSALLDLVNSQILAKPLICLGDGHDGIWNLFREIGQKHERIEILDWYHLIENLYKVGGSFQRIEEVKSFLWTGEVDAAISCFEGWSEPQAENFIIYLNKHKHRIVNYGYLQAEGISIGSGSVESQVKQIGHRLKITGASWNSDNVPQVLRHRCSYLNDYLF is encoded by the exons GTGTTATCAGAAAATGAAAAAAGGATTCAAGAGTTATGTCAAGAGTTGGGAGAATGTCTCTATCAACAATCTCAAGTTAAAACATTTAATAATTTGGGCGAAATAGAGGAGACTGTCAGAGACTTAATGATTCAGTATGTCAACCCAGAAATAGGTA ATTTTTTTGTCAAAACAAGTACCGAGGAAACCACAGGTCGGATACGAACAGTAAAAAGTATTTTGGGGGAATTGCCCATTACAGAAAAACAAGCGAAGAAATTAGAACTAAAGCCTCGAACTCAGATGAGTCCAATGTTAGAGAAGAACTGTTTGCTACTGAGTGGCGATGAGTCTTATGAAAAAGCAGCTAAGAAAATCCAATCATTGACGGGAATTGCTGTTTCTCACAGTACGCAACAACGCCTTGTACATCGCTATCATTTTGAAGAATTACCCTCTAACACAGAAGTCGAAGAAATTAGCATAGATGGTGGGAAGGTACGACTCAGAACTCCCAAGGGAGAACCCTTAATTTGGCGTGATTATAAAGGAGTCAGTTTTCATCAATTGGGGGTAGCTGCCTTTTTTCAAGATAACTCGGCTTTATTAGATTTGGTTAATTCTCAAATTTTGGCTAAGCCTTTAATTTGTTTGGGAGATGGACATGATGGTATCTGGAACTTATTTCGTGAGATAGGACAGAAACATGAGCGAATTGAAATTTTGGACTGGTATCACTTAATTGAAAACCTCTATAAAGTTGGGGGGTCATTCCAGCGAATTGAGGAGGTCAAGTCTTTTCTTTGGACGGGTGAAGTGGATGCCGCTATCTCCTGTTTTGAGGGATGGTCAGAGCCTCAAGCTGAGAATTTTATCATTTATTTAAACAAGCATAAACATCGGATTGTCAATTATGGTTATTTGCAGGCAGAGGGCATTTCCATTGGCTCTGGCTCTGTCGAATCTCAAGTTAAACAAATTGGTCATCGTCTTAAAATTACTGGTGCGAGTTGGAATTCTGACAATGTACCACAAGTCCTTCGTCATCGCTGTTCCTATTTAAATGATTACCTTTTTTGA
- a CDS encoding IS630 family transposase: protein MIKLEFTEEDKRLLSYGRFNHPHPRVQLKMEVLWLKSQGLSHQKIAQFAGVSVNTVTSYIRDYQEGGIEKLKEIKFNRPKSELTEHQGTIEAYFESNPPATINEAVKRIEELTGIKRSPTQVRKFLKSIGMRCLKVGTIPSKADVEAQDSYREKELEPRLEEAKAGKRAVFFVDASHFVMGAFVNFIWCFKRIFIKSPSGRKRFNVLGALNAITHEVIMVTNSSYITGTQVCELLEKIAELGLLIPITLVLDNARYQKCRIVQELAESLGIELLYLPPYSPNLNLIERLWKFVKKKCLYAKYYEDFTQFSAAISGCLEDANVKYKEELDSLLTLRFQRFDKSQIMNV from the coding sequence ATGATTAAGTTAGAATTTACAGAAGAAGACAAAAGACTGTTGTCTTACGGTCGGTTTAATCACCCGCATCCTAGAGTGCAGCTAAAGATGGAAGTTTTATGGCTAAAAAGTCAGGGATTGTCTCATCAAAAAATTGCTCAATTCGCAGGAGTTTCAGTAAATACGGTGACAAGCTATATCCGTGATTATCAAGAGGGCGGGATAGAAAAACTAAAAGAAATAAAATTTAATCGCCCGAAAAGCGAGTTAACAGAGCATCAAGGGACAATTGAGGCATATTTTGAGTCAAATCCACCAGCAACAATAAATGAAGCAGTAAAAAGAATAGAAGAATTAACAGGAATAAAAAGAAGTCCGACGCAAGTCAGAAAATTTTTAAAGTCAATAGGAATGAGGTGTCTAAAGGTGGGAACAATTCCATCAAAAGCAGATGTAGAAGCTCAGGATAGCTATAGAGAAAAAGAGCTAGAACCAAGGCTAGAAGAGGCAAAAGCAGGAAAAAGGGCAGTTTTCTTTGTAGATGCCTCTCATTTTGTAATGGGAGCATTTGTAAATTTTATATGGTGCTTCAAGAGGATTTTTATTAAGTCACCATCAGGGAGAAAACGTTTTAATGTGTTAGGAGCATTAAATGCAATTACCCATGAAGTAATTATGGTAACGAACAGTTCTTATATTACGGGAACTCAGGTTTGTGAACTCCTAGAAAAGATAGCAGAATTAGGACTATTAATACCGATTACGTTGGTATTAGACAATGCTCGTTATCAAAAATGCCGAATTGTACAGGAGTTGGCAGAATCATTAGGAATAGAGTTACTGTACTTACCTCCTTATTCTCCTAACTTGAATTTAATTGAAAGACTGTGGAAGTTTGTGAAGAAGAAGTGTTTATACGCAAAATATTATGAAGATTTTACGCAGTTTTCTGCAGCAATTTCAGGATGTCTTGAGGATGCTAACGTAAAATATAAGGAGGAGCTTGATTCTCTGCTCACCTTACGATTTCAACGCTTTGATAAATCTCAGATTATGAACGTTTGA
- a CDS encoding SAM-dependent methyltransferase yields MVVRKPKSKHCFGTSFWAWRFFQSLTKQKSELSIKGFDIDETIFAEAKEIFHDIPKVDIHLEDYMFNDWNNKYDGIICNPPYFKFHDYDNKTILNEIENHLKIKLNGFTNIYALFLLKSIYQLNTNGRLAYIIPSEFLNSDYGKLVKSALIKNKILRHIIVFDFEENVFDDALTTACILFCSNDKNYQKVKFSTIKKIDELENIQAYIANYYVKSDDNSTYTYNELDPEIKWRKYYQAQNGIKYKNLIPFSSVAKVVRGIATGANEYFIFSKSKASQYGIDEKYLLPCICKAIDVKDNFFTKDKFNSLVNADGSIPNLQ; encoded by the coding sequence TTGGTTGTTAGGAAACCAAAATCTAAACACTGTTTTGGAACCAGCTTTTGGGCTTGGCGTTTTTTCCAGAGCCTTACTAAGCAAAAATCCGAGCTTTCGATTAAAGGCTTTGATATTGATGAAACAATTTTTGCAGAAGCAAAAGAGATTTTTCACGATATACCAAAAGTTGACATTCATTTAGAAGATTATATGTTCAATGATTGGAACAATAAATATGACGGTATTATATGCAATCCACCCTATTTTAAGTTCCACGATTACGACAATAAAACAATCTTGAATGAAATTGAGAATCATTTAAAAATAAAACTTAATGGCTTTACAAATATTTACGCACTTTTTCTGCTAAAGTCTATTTATCAGTTAAATACCAACGGCAGGCTTGCCTATATAATTCCTTCTGAGTTTTTAAATTCAGATTATGGCAAACTTGTAAAATCGGCTCTAATCAAAAACAAAATTTTAAGACATATTATCGTTTTCGACTTTGAAGAAAATGTTTTTGATGATGCCCTAACAACTGCCTGTATTCTCTTCTGCTCAAATGATAAGAATTATCAAAAAGTGAAGTTTTCGACAATCAAAAAAATTGATGAATTGGAAAATATTCAGGCCTACATTGCAAACTATTATGTTAAAAGTGATGATAATTCTACATATACCTATAATGAGCTTGACCCAGAAATTAAGTGGCGTAAATACTATCAAGCACAAAACGGAATTAAATATAAAAATTTAATTCCTTTCTCAAGTGTTGCTAAAGTTGTTCGTGGAATTGCAACAGGGGCAAACGAGTATTTTATTTTTTCAAAATCAAAAGCAAGTCAGTATGGAATAGATGAAAAGTATTTACTTCCTTGCATTTGCAAAGCGATTGACGTTAAAGACAACTTTTTTACAAAAGATAAATTTAATTCCTTGGTTAATGCCGACGGGAGCATCCCAAATTTGCAGTAA
- a CDS encoding type II toxin-antitoxin system PemK/MazF family toxin — protein sequence MPITSNVSKIYPFEIFLQLSESGLPKPSKIQSQQIRTISKQRINGDRVGSLNDQLMSLVDAAIRLHLGL from the coding sequence TTGCCAATCACCTCTAACGTCTCTAAAATCTACCCATTTGAAATTTTTCTACAACTTTCAGAAAGTGGTTTGCCGAAACCGTCCAAAATTCAATCTCAACAAATTAGAACAATATCTAAACAGCGTATTAATGGTGATCGTGTTGGTAGCTTAAATGATCAATTAATGAGTTTAGTTGATGCAGCCATTAGATTACATTTGGGTCTTTGA
- a CDS encoding ISL3 family transposase, with protein sequence MPSNSELSLLTKCLDLDDVKVINFGFIPEFGLVISVENKCPIVECPKCQSKTGRVNRNDSQLIRDLPMMGKMVHLNINRRQMRCQKCGHKFVEELSYVKKNRKFTNRMVEKIIKEVINSDIKNTALNNEVSEQEIQTMLKDKGEELKKGKPVGLKKLGIDEIALEKGKQNYCAVLVNIETGELLGILEKRNKEELIKYMKEWGEEVLLGIEEVSIDMWRPYQKVAEEMMPEAEVVVDRFHVMKQINEELDKARRSAKREMELRIKKAKNKKKKQELKSQLEILKNSKYVLLKNREDLEEEEVKKMDDILKNYEELGSTYRLKEKLRQIFNTCENWADGLLRITNWMRKAIYYLPKSCGVIRRWLGEIVAYFDNRTTQGVVEGINNKLKVIKRRSYGFRNFDNFVLRCELSFASVS encoded by the coding sequence ATGCCTTCTAATAGTGAATTAAGCCTTTTAACTAAATGTTTAGACTTAGATGATGTAAAAGTCATCAATTTTGGATTCATACCTGAGTTCGGTCTAGTCATTTCAGTGGAGAATAAATGTCCAATAGTAGAATGCCCTAAATGTCAAAGCAAAACGGGTAGAGTAAATAGAAATGATAGCCAGTTGATTAGAGATTTACCGATGATGGGTAAAATGGTTCATTTAAATATTAATCGTCGTCAAATGAGATGTCAAAAGTGCGGTCATAAATTTGTCGAAGAATTAAGCTATGTGAAGAAAAACAGAAAATTTACCAATAGAATGGTAGAGAAGATTATCAAAGAAGTCATCAATAGTGACATAAAAAATACAGCGCTCAATAATGAAGTGAGTGAGCAAGAAATTCAAACAATGCTAAAAGACAAAGGAGAAGAACTAAAAAAGGGGAAGCCAGTAGGGCTGAAAAAGTTAGGGATAGATGAAATAGCGTTAGAAAAAGGTAAGCAGAATTATTGTGCAGTATTAGTAAATATAGAAACGGGGGAGCTGTTAGGGATATTAGAAAAGCGAAACAAGGAAGAATTGATAAAATACATGAAAGAATGGGGGGAAGAAGTGCTTTTAGGTATTGAGGAGGTAAGCATAGATATGTGGAGACCCTATCAAAAAGTGGCGGAAGAAATGATGCCAGAAGCGGAGGTAGTGGTGGATAGATTTCATGTAATGAAGCAGATTAATGAGGAGTTAGATAAAGCGAGAAGAAGTGCGAAAAGAGAAATGGAATTAAGGATCAAAAAAGCAAAAAACAAAAAGAAGAAACAGGAATTAAAAAGCCAGTTAGAAATACTTAAAAATAGCAAATATGTCTTACTGAAAAATCGGGAAGACTTGGAAGAAGAAGAGGTGAAAAAAATGGATGATATCCTCAAAAATTATGAGGAGCTGGGGAGTACGTATCGCCTAAAAGAAAAGCTAAGACAGATATTTAACACCTGTGAAAACTGGGCGGATGGTTTATTAAGAATAACCAACTGGATGCGAAAAGCGATATACTATTTACCGAAGAGTTGTGGGGTAATAAGAAGATGGTTAGGGGAGATAGTGGCTTATTTTGATAATAGAACAACTCAAGGGGTTGTAGAAGGAATAAATAATAAGCTAAAGGTAATTAAGAGACGCAGTTATGGGTTTAGAAACTTCGACAACTTTGTGCTACGATGTGAGCTAAGTTTTGCTTCTGTTTCTTAA
- a CDS encoding type II toxin-antitoxin system PemK/MazF family toxin — translation MKRGEIYFANLDPSIGSETAKRRPVLIVSNDINILQTFII, via the coding sequence ATGAAACGTGGTGAGATTTATTTTGCAAATCTTGATCCTTCTATCGGTTCCGAAACCGCAAAACGCCGTCCAGTTTTGATTGTTAGTAATGATATTAATATACTTCAAACGTTCATAATCTGA
- a CDS encoding lipoxygenase, with protein sequence MGFLPLLPQNDPQIAEREAELHQQQAKYQYNYTYVAPLPMVQSLPSAEQPSLRWLLRVLDASVKLVLNSLQVKHKDSLLDKIENLASYVKFTKLLRKNNPQEVEKGLADILNTIQAVQVEGPGNSWQEYQEIFQAIPLPAISKVFTEDAEFAWFRVAGPNPLVLARVTDISQLDWLSETQYQSVFPSDTIAAAVASGRLYLADYSVLSTVEAGSNPKQKYLTAPLALFAVKAGALTPVAIQISRGGAVFTPTTADQTTNAYWTWLIAKTIVQIADANYHELISHLGRTHLVVEPFVIATHRQLAPNHPLNLLLVPHFEGTLSINDLAQRFLIQAGDPVDQLLAGTIEASRTLAVQGVETFGFNDQLLPDTFKKRGVEDKTLLPDYPYRDDGLLIWNAIEAWVTNYLSVYYHDDDDVSRDTELQAWTKELLAGDGGRITNFGQAGGIQTLSYLIQAATLIIFTSSAQHAAVNFSQSSLMSYVPPIPMAGYMPAPLTSDSATKQDYFDLLPPISQAQSQLSLTYLLGTVYYTKLGDYTDLIDPRIQLSLTQFRDQLKAIEGHIRAINEDRSRRYAPYTYLIPSFIPQSINI encoded by the coding sequence ATGGGCTTCTTACCCCTTCTCCCTCAAAATGATCCCCAAATTGCTGAACGCGAGGCTGAACTGCATCAGCAGCAAGCTAAATACCAATACAACTACACCTACGTTGCCCCCCTTCCAATGGTGCAAAGCCTACCTTCGGCGGAGCAGCCCTCCCTGCGGTGGCTCCTCCGCGTACTAGACGCGTCGGTGAAACTAGTTCTCAACTCCCTCCAGGTGAAACACAAGGATTCCCTTCTTGACAAGATCGAAAACCTTGCCAGTTACGTTAAGTTCACTAAACTTTTGAGAAAGAATAATCCACAAGAAGTGGAGAAAGGCTTAGCGGATATTTTGAACACGATCCAAGCAGTTCAAGTCGAGGGACCGGGCAACAGTTGGCAGGAATATCAAGAGATTTTCCAAGCGATTCCCCTGCCAGCAATTAGCAAAGTCTTTACCGAAGATGCTGAATTTGCTTGGTTTCGGGTTGCGGGACCTAATCCCCTAGTCCTGGCGCGGGTAACGGACATCAGCCAATTGGATTGGCTCAGCGAAACTCAATATCAAAGCGTTTTTCCATCGGATACCATCGCTGCCGCCGTAGCAAGCGGTCGTTTATACCTCGCTGACTATAGCGTGCTGAGTACGGTAGAAGCTGGGTCGAACCCCAAACAAAAATATTTAACCGCCCCCTTGGCTCTCTTTGCAGTTAAAGCGGGCGCGCTGACCCCGGTTGCCATTCAGATTTCTCGCGGTGGTGCGGTTTTTACACCGACCACGGCTGATCAAACCACCAATGCCTATTGGACTTGGTTAATCGCAAAAACGATTGTGCAGATTGCCGATGCCAACTATCACGAATTGATTTCCCATTTGGGACGGACTCACCTTGTGGTTGAACCGTTTGTGATCGCCACCCACCGCCAATTGGCTCCAAACCATCCCCTCAATCTCCTGTTGGTGCCTCATTTTGAAGGCACGCTCAGCATTAATGATTTGGCGCAACGTTTTTTGATTCAGGCTGGAGACCCGGTAGACCAACTCTTGGCGGGAACGATTGAGGCATCTCGAACCCTAGCGGTACAAGGGGTAGAAACCTTTGGATTCAATGATCAATTGTTACCCGATACTTTTAAAAAACGTGGGGTTGAGGACAAAACCCTCCTGCCCGATTACCCCTATCGGGATGATGGTCTTTTGATTTGGAATGCGATTGAAGCATGGGTTACAAACTACCTATCGGTCTATTATCACGACGATGACGATGTGAGTCGTGACACTGAACTCCAAGCCTGGACTAAGGAACTGTTAGCTGGAGATGGCGGCAGAATCACCAACTTCGGTCAAGCAGGTGGCATTCAGACCCTGAGCTATCTTATCCAAGCCGCGACCTTGATTATTTTCACGAGCAGTGCCCAGCACGCAGCAGTGAACTTCTCCCAAAGCTCCTTGATGAGCTATGTACCCCCGATACCGATGGCGGGTTACATGCCTGCTCCTCTGACCAGCGATAGTGCGACCAAGCAGGACTACTTCGATCTGTTACCGCCGATCAGCCAAGCCCAAAGTCAATTGTCCCTAACCTATTTACTTGGGACAGTTTATTACACTAAACTGGGCGATTACACGGACTTGATTGATCCTCGCATTCAACTATCTTTAACCCAATTCCGAGATCAGCTCAAAGCTATTGAAGGACATATTCGTGCCATCAATGAAGATCGTAGCCGCCGTTATGCGCCCTACACCTACCTGATTCCTTCCTTCATCCCCCAGAGCATTAATATTTAA
- a CDS encoding type II toxin-antitoxin system prevent-host-death family antitoxin, protein MKQLTLEQLSEQVQDYIRSAQGEQILITDNGKPIALLLGLENSEPEQLNLQLSAQFWQMISDRRKRPTVPLSLVEAQLID, encoded by the coding sequence ATGAAACAACTAACCCTAGAACAACTATCAGAGCAAGTACAGGACTATATACGCTCTGCTCAAGGAGAACAAATCCTGATCACTGACAACGGTAAACCGATCGCTCTTTTGTTAGGATTAGAAAACTCTGAGCCAGAGCAATTAAACTTGCAATTGTCAGCACAATTTTGGCAAATGATTAGCGATCGCAGAAAACGCCCGACTGTCCCATTATCTTTAGTAGAAGCACAATTAATTGATTAA
- a CDS encoding ISKra4 family transposase — MNVEDKQKLDDHLKAIAEIMVRNTQKEDLKSFESIELAVREQMLTVVSPAIGRFFCETATGTKAGRERTVDSIIGKVKITEKQAKKLGLEKNKQVSPYLEKCCLNIVACESFERGEKTIKMTTGMSISKSSQHRLALGYEFQEAQGKGKIESLSIDGGTVRIRTSVGEESIWKNYKAVSLHGQVCAAFFQAQEELIAWTNNQPLARVVTCLGDGHDGIWNLIEKIRDKDERREVLDWYHLVENIHKVKVSKKVKRQIETYLWQGEQDSAIKELNGSKQKEAINFINYMKKHESRMPDYGLYQDLGICIGSGSVESKIKQIGKRIQIAGACWKSENVPQILRLRCAYLNEAIA; from the coding sequence ATGAACGTTGAAGATAAGCAAAAATTAGACGACCATCTCAAAGCTATCGCAGAAATCATGGTCAGAAATACGCAAAAAGAAGACTTGAAAAGCTTTGAAAGTATAGAACTAGCGGTACGAGAGCAAATGTTGACGGTCGTAAGTCCAGCTATTGGCCGTTTTTTTTGTGAAACAGCAACAGGAACAAAAGCAGGAAGAGAAAGAACAGTGGACAGTATTATCGGAAAAGTAAAAATTACAGAAAAACAGGCGAAAAAGCTAGGGTTAGAAAAAAATAAACAAGTGAGTCCTTATTTAGAAAAATGCTGCTTAAATATTGTAGCCTGTGAGTCATTTGAGAGAGGAGAAAAAACAATCAAGATGACGACGGGAATGTCCATCTCAAAAAGCAGTCAACACCGATTAGCATTAGGGTATGAATTTCAAGAAGCTCAAGGTAAAGGGAAAATAGAAAGTCTAAGCATAGATGGCGGAACAGTAAGAATACGAACGAGCGTAGGCGAAGAAAGTATCTGGAAAAATTATAAAGCAGTAAGCTTACATGGTCAGGTATGTGCGGCATTTTTTCAAGCGCAGGAAGAATTAATCGCTTGGACAAATAATCAACCATTAGCGAGAGTAGTAACTTGCTTAGGAGATGGACATGATGGGATTTGGAATCTGATAGAAAAGATAAGGGATAAAGACGAAAGAAGGGAAGTATTGGATTGGTATCACTTGGTGGAAAATATCCATAAAGTGAAAGTTTCAAAAAAGGTAAAGAGGCAAATAGAGACGTACTTATGGCAAGGGGAGCAAGATTCAGCAATTAAAGAATTGAACGGTTCAAAACAAAAGGAAGCAATTAACTTCATCAATTATATGAAGAAACATGAAAGCAGAATGCCAGATTATGGACTCTATCAAGACTTAGGTATCTGCATTGGCTCAGGAAGTGTAGAGTCAAAAATCAAACAAATTGGCAAGAGAATACAAATAGCAGGGGCTTGTTGGAAGTCAGAAAACGTTCCTCAAATATTGAGATTACGCTGTGCTTATCTCAATGAAGCTATTGCCTGA